From a region of the Helianthus annuus cultivar XRQ/B chromosome 5, HanXRQr2.0-SUNRISE, whole genome shotgun sequence genome:
- the LOC110943567 gene encoding uncharacterized protein LOC110943567 produces MDWKVEASTVALISENQDVDDMLTRTRNQLMRWIHWVPIKVNILVWRIEMDKVPTRVALARRGLSLPYHSYPLCEVAPQTTAYLLVDCGVSEGVWKAIWGWCKLNVAPVSTFEDILKLPSVSGKQNKWYKRIVKGILMVVCWALWITRNKKAFNGYSTRVIEIVALMKSMSFFWLKNRSKFRDLEWKDWFRFDLYML; encoded by the exons ATGGACTGGAAGGTCGAAGCTTCCACTGTGGCACTAATTTCCGAAAACCAAGATGTAGATGACATGCTCACGAGG ACTAGAAACCAACTTATGAGATGGATTCACTGGGTGCCGATTAAAGTCAATATTCTTGTATGGCGCATTGAGATGGATAAGGTCCCTACTCGGGTGGCCCTGGCCAGGAGAGGTTTGAGCCTCCCATATCACTCCTACCCGTTGTGTGAAGTTGCTCCGCAAACGACTGCATACTTATTAGTTGATTGTGGTGTATCGGAGGGTGTTTGGAAAGCTATTTGGGGTTGGTGTAAGCTTAACGTGGCCCCGGTGTCAACCTTTGAAGATATTTTGAAGTTGCCGAGTGTTAGTGGGAAGCAAAACAAATGGTATAAAAGGATTGTGAAAGGGATTTTGATGGTGGTGTGTTGGGCCTTATGGATTACAAGAAATAAAAAGGCTTTTAATGGGTACTCGACTAGAGTCATAGAGATTGTCGCTCTTATGAAGTCTATGTCGTTCTTTTGGCTTAAAAATCGCTCCAAGTTTCGTGACTTGGAGTGGAAGGATTGGTTTCGTTTCGATTTGTATATGTTGTAA